The following proteins come from a genomic window of Megalobrama amblycephala isolate DHTTF-2021 linkage group LG1, ASM1881202v1, whole genome shotgun sequence:
- the LOC125265364 gene encoding uncharacterized protein LOC125265364 isoform X3, with protein sequence MDTSSNSNECKCYQDCPIKVPFNRLNLLLLCLVYHSESSSISVTGIKGGRVTLSCDFEDREISDFSLNSLSEIIPVCQEKNCSGRVFKEGSCDVIIKDLIFSDAGKYFLHLYYYNEQRELEQEIFKYHLHIHGEISVETGEQLKMDVLLINADKVEKNSSGEWTEVWTRGHGVSSDRLTDRDGNLTISNFTVSDTGTYRVLDSEGEIWITVTVTESNLKNTDEDETDSEHHTVGYWIVAVGLTVILVLFFVILAAVVFHERLRDHVQCVDRRRKERLRSGDPETLKVYNDLSRGSGEHDQTLQDTQ encoded by the exons ATGGACACCAGTTCCAACAGCAACGAATGCAAATGTTATCAGGACTGTCCCATCAAAGTCCCCTTCAACAG GTTGAATCTTCTTCTGCTGTGTCTCGTCTATCACAGCG AATCCAGCTCTATATCTGTGACAGGAATAAAGGGAGGCCGCGTGACCCTGTCATGTGACTTTGAGGACAGAGAGATTTCTGATTTCAGTTTAAACAGTTTGTCAGAAATCATCCCTGTGTGTCAGGAGAAAAACTGTAGTGGTCGAGTGTTTaaagaaggatcatgtgacgtcATCATCAAGGATCTGATCTTCAGTGACGCTGGGAAATACTTTCTACATCTTTATTACTATAATGAACAGAGAGAACTGGAGCAAGAAATCTTCAAGTATCATCTTCATATTCACG GTGAGATTTCTGTGGAAACAGGAGAGCAGCTGAAGATGGATGTTCTGTTGATCAATGCTGATAAAGTGGAGAAAAACTCCAGTGGAGAGTGGACAGAGGTGTGGACGAGAGGTCACGGGGTCAGCAGTGATCGACTGACCGACAGAGATGGAAATCTGACCATTAGTAATTTTACAGTCTCTGACACTGGAACATACAGAGTTCTGGACTCTGAAGGAGAAATCTGGATCACAGTCACAGTCACAG AATCGAATCTGAAGAACACTGATGAAGATGAAACTGACTCTGAACATCACA CTGTAGGTTATTGGATTGTGGCAGTTGGACTGACTGTGATTCTGGTTCTGTTTTTTGTGATTCTGGCTGCTGTGGTGTTTCACGAACGGCTCAGAGATCATGTTCAGTGTGTCGATAGAAGAAGGAAAGAGAGACTGAGATCAGGAgatccagaaacactgaagGTCTATAATGATCTCAGTCGAGGGTCTGGAGAACATGATCAAACTCTACAGGACACACAGTGA